The sequence below is a genomic window from Synechococcus sp. PCC 7335.
GCGCTATCAGAGGTTGCAAATCGCAAACTCTGTGCAATCAGCCGTGATCTCGCTTGCAAATCACTTTGCTGACGGGCTAAGCGCCAGTAGTAATAGGCAGCGGCGTCGCCCATGGTTTTCTCAAAGCCAGGGGGTGGCGTTTCGCTGTAGTAAAAGTCTCTAAGCCCTTTAACGATCTCTTTAACCTGCTCGCTATCTAGACCGTGGCTAAAGGCAAAATCAGCAGCGGTAGCGCGGCGCTCTTGAGGCAGAATTCTAAATTCGTAGAGGCTATCACTGCCTCTAGTTTGATAGTGGGTTGCGGTTTGCTCACTCACGCCACCCGCCAGCATAGAGTCAAAGACCTGAGCGGCGACGATTAGCTGGTTTTGCTGGATGGGCTCGAACCCAGTCGCCTCAAAAACGTCTTGAGGGCTCATCTTTGCTCTTTGCAGCCTCTGACAGGCTTTGCCCCAATCTACCCAGCTACCCTCTTTGCGTCGTAGCTTTTGAACGGTGCTTTGAATTTCCAGCTGATCTAGACTTTCTGGACTGTCAGGTTCGCCGGGTTTGGCGCTAGATGCGCTGGGGGGGTAAGCGGTCATAGATGGTTGACGCAATTCTCGTTTCTACGTAATTATAGTAGTCTAAGCAAATGTTCGGTTAAGCTGGTTTGCTTAATGACACAACCGCAAACAGTGGCTTAAGACGGACCGTAGAATAAGGGGCTATAGCGCAGCTGGTAGCGCACCTCAATGGCATTGAGGGGGTCAGGAGTTCGAATCTCCTTAGCTCCATTCATCTAAATATCTAAAGATTTCGCCTAAAGGTTTTGTTTAGCAAGGTCTTACTCTTGTAGATCTCACCACGTAGATCTCACTGATAAACTCAAGTCGAGTATGTAGAACCGGACGTGGAGAACTGTCGGTCGAGCTGTGTGTAGAGTGCTGCACTTGAGCAAGCGTATCCTTTGCTCATGACACGCCATACTGCTCTCTATACCAGTCTACAAATTTCTGAATGCCCACAGACAGTGGTGTCGAAGGCTTGAATCCAACATCGTCCATTAGATCTTGTACATCGGCGTAGGTGACAGGGACATCGCCTGGCTGCATTGGCAGCATGATTTTCTCTGCTTTTTTGCCCATAGCCACCTCAATGGTGGTGATGAAGTCCATGAGCGTGACAGGGCTGTGATTGCCGATGTTGTAGATCTTGTAAGGAGCGTTGGTATCTTTATTCTCGGCAGCGGCTTCTGCTTTACTCAGTGGGGTCGGAGGACGATTCATAACTCTGATAATGCCCTCAACAACATCGTCTATGTAGGTAAAGTCGCGCTTCATTTTGCCATGGTTATAGACATCGATTGAATTTCCTTTGGCGATCGCATCGACAAACTTAAAGTACGCCATATCTGGTCTGCCCCAAGGGCCATACACCGTGAAAAACCTCAGCCCCGTCATCGGTAAACCGTACAGGTGGCTATAGGCATGGGCCAT
It includes:
- a CDS encoding RuBisCO accumulation factor 1; translated protein: MTAYPPSASSAKPGEPDSPESLDQLEIQSTVQKLRRKEGSWVDWGKACQRLQRAKMSPQDVFEATGFEPIQQNQLIVAAQVFDSMLAGGVSEQTATHYQTRGSDSLYEFRILPQERRATAADFAFSHGLDSEQVKEIVKGLRDFYYSETPPPGFEKTMGDAAAYYYWRLARQQSDLQARSRLIAQSLRFATSDSARSKIEKLLIDFTVVSSKAAPRLPIFRLENEADSPVIVPVAGRMPLSTADYKQVPMVEPEDAFGLVKFSGTGAWVPVPGWQVILKTEDPIALLAKYGQLPNPPDGYDDEEVLIIVDRAKRQWDEFSYFIIDADGKIEISWFETQPDVQILGGLALIMRPKKIFDEDYTQEYWQTDE
- a CDS encoding NAD-dependent epimerase encodes the protein MAILVTGAAGFIGFYLSLRLLEAGKSVYGIDVMNDYYDVSLKEGRLAQLKPFSNFSFGQIDISDRTAMSDLFGQHSFECVVHLAAQAGVRYSLQNPLAYADSNLLGFVNILEGCRQSKVGHLVFASSSSVYGKNKKVPFATDDRVDHPVSLYAATKKSNELMAHAYSHLYGLPMTGLRFFTVYGPWGRPDMAYFKFVDAIAKGNSIDVYNHGKMKRDFTYIDDVVEGIIRVMNRPPTPLSKAEAAAENKDTNAPYKIYNIGNHSPVTLMDFITTIEVAMGKKAEKIMLPMQPGDVPVTYADVQDLMDDVGFKPSTPLSVGIQKFVDWYREQYGVS